The Niallia alba genome includes a window with the following:
- the allC gene encoding allantoate deiminase gives MKTSIDIDTKEVGEWIDWLAGFGYTKNGGVTRLLYDENWRLAQNSLFQKMNESGLKTHFDGVGNLFGRLDGTEKGEKTILTGSHIDTVIDGGKYDGAYGIIASLIAVNYLKQRYGSPQKSIEVVSLCEEEGSRFPLAFWGSGSITGKFNREDCSGLYDTKKVSFSHAMKSMGLQTDKEQVKRDDIDCFIEMHIEQGAVLEKEKKSIGIVSHIVGQRRFTIKVKGESNHAGTTPMPYRKDSMHIAAELITYALKQVTEIDSQLVATVGRILAIPNVPNVIAKEVTFTLDVRHHQEEVLDYYCEKVFACFEQKCKAAGMNVEWEQWLDVKAVAMDDKLTELAYTIVQEMDIPYRKMISGAGHDAQVFGTYCSTALVFVPSVGGISHSPKEYTKLEDLTRGIIVLIELLYRLAY, from the coding sequence ATGAAGACATCTATTGATATAGATACAAAAGAGGTGGGTGAGTGGATAGACTGGCTGGCTGGATTTGGATACACGAAAAACGGTGGGGTTACACGACTTCTCTATGATGAAAATTGGCGGTTAGCGCAAAATTCCCTTTTTCAAAAAATGAATGAAAGTGGTTTAAAGACACATTTTGATGGTGTCGGCAATCTGTTTGGCAGGCTAGATGGGACGGAAAAAGGCGAGAAAACTATTTTAACAGGTTCCCATATTGATACAGTTATAGATGGTGGTAAATATGATGGTGCATATGGAATAATTGCAAGTCTCATTGCTGTAAATTATTTAAAGCAACGCTATGGATCACCCCAAAAATCGATAGAAGTTGTATCTCTATGTGAGGAAGAAGGGAGTAGATTTCCTTTAGCATTCTGGGGATCTGGATCAATTACGGGTAAGTTTAATAGGGAGGATTGCTCTGGTTTATACGATACGAAGAAGGTTTCATTTTCTCATGCGATGAAATCCATGGGATTGCAAACAGATAAAGAACAAGTAAAACGAGATGATATTGATTGCTTTATAGAAATGCATATAGAACAAGGTGCTGTATTAGAGAAGGAGAAAAAGTCCATTGGCATTGTCTCCCATATCGTTGGACAAAGAAGGTTTACTATTAAAGTAAAGGGCGAGAGTAACCATGCAGGTACAACACCAATGCCTTATCGGAAGGACAGTATGCATATCGCAGCCGAATTAATTACATATGCACTCAAACAAGTTACCGAAATTGACTCTCAGTTAGTTGCGACAGTTGGAAGAATACTTGCAATACCCAACGTTCCCAATGTTATTGCGAAAGAAGTTACCTTTACATTAGATGTTAGGCATCACCAAGAAGAAGTGCTAGATTACTATTGTGAGAAAGTTTTTGCTTGTTTTGAACAGAAATGTAAAGCAGCTGGCATGAATGTGGAGTGGGAGCAATGGCTGGATGTTAAGGCTGTTGCGATGGATGATAAATTAACAGAACTAGCCTATACAATTGTTCAAGAAATGGATATTCCTTATCGAAAAATGATCAGTGGAGCAGGACATGATGCACAAGTCTTTGGAACATACTGTTCGACAGCGTTAGTATTTGTTCCAAGTGTAGGGGGAATCAGTCATTCACCAAAGGAATACACAAAACTGGAAGATTTAACGAGAGGCATTATAGTACTAATTGAATTATTGTATCGATTGGCTTATTAA
- a CDS encoding PucR family transcriptional regulator, with product MKLAEILQKPVFDKVEVIAGHTGLNKEIKHITMMDAPDIVDYLNPNDLLVTTAYHLKDKPGVLLSLIKSMQEKDCTALGIKSKRFLGHIPNEAIQFANDKGFPLLEIPLETSLGEIVNASLNYMLSQRTAELTTAFETHRKFTQHILKGKGIKRLVDDLSHMINKRIVLFDAHFQLHTSSYNRNSIENFFSSLHTSGFEFLLPNSPYSYFSSRNTEEVFTIFPIYTHMKKPAFLVVLGEIPLEDQSLLLTIEQATNVLSFELMRENTVKQYTRRARNDFFTHFVEGKFTFAEEIESRAKEFSLKREQASIAIIGKMDSSEQYKSFTQHSVEIDYIYEFLETEIKKAPFASQLFIKDDHCILIMEVVHSSYDLDSSILPYLQNIQSYIANTFKRHMSLGISNVYQQLLNLPNAYREALSALHTGNLSGNTPFIQIHRPKDVFEMLRIIPTKDLLEFYDHIFQAFSSNHQQDEEQILLNTLSVYLETHCQISETAKRLYVHRNTVIYRLEKCEELLGKSLKDPETTFHLRFAFRIKSILKTNERKKQTPIY from the coding sequence ATGAAATTAGCAGAAATTCTACAGAAACCTGTCTTTGATAAAGTAGAAGTAATTGCAGGTCACACCGGATTAAATAAAGAAATAAAGCATATTACAATGATGGATGCACCTGATATCGTGGACTACTTAAACCCGAACGATTTACTAGTCACTACTGCCTACCACCTAAAAGATAAGCCTGGTGTCTTGCTTTCTTTAATAAAAAGTATGCAGGAAAAAGATTGTACTGCTTTAGGAATTAAATCAAAAAGATTTTTAGGACATATACCAAATGAAGCGATACAATTTGCCAATGATAAAGGCTTTCCACTTTTAGAAATTCCTTTAGAAACATCCCTTGGTGAAATCGTTAATGCCTCTTTAAATTATATGTTGAGTCAGAGAACAGCAGAATTAACTACAGCATTTGAAACCCATCGTAAATTCACACAACATATACTAAAAGGGAAAGGTATAAAACGACTTGTTGATGACTTATCTCATATGATTAACAAGCGTATTGTCTTATTTGATGCACATTTTCAGCTGCATACGTCTTCTTATAATAGAAATTCCATTGAGAACTTTTTTAGTTCGCTCCATACAAGTGGATTTGAATTTTTACTACCAAACTCGCCCTATTCTTATTTTTCGAGCAGAAATACAGAAGAGGTTTTTACTATCTTCCCTATTTATACGCACATGAAAAAACCAGCTTTTTTAGTTGTGCTAGGGGAAATCCCACTAGAAGACCAAAGCTTACTTCTTACAATTGAACAAGCAACTAACGTCCTCTCCTTTGAACTAATGAGGGAAAACACAGTTAAACAATATACCAGAAGAGCAAGAAATGATTTCTTCACTCATTTTGTGGAAGGAAAGTTTACTTTTGCTGAGGAAATCGAAAGTAGAGCTAAAGAATTTTCCTTAAAGAGAGAACAAGCTTCCATCGCAATCATAGGCAAAATGGATAGCAGCGAGCAATATAAATCCTTTACCCAACATTCTGTAGAAATCGATTATATTTATGAATTCTTAGAAACTGAAATAAAGAAAGCACCTTTCGCTTCCCAGCTTTTTATAAAAGATGATCATTGTATTCTTATCATGGAAGTCGTGCATTCCTCTTATGATCTAGACAGCTCCATTCTTCCTTATTTGCAAAATATTCAAAGTTATATTGCAAACACCTTTAAAAGACATATGTCACTTGGTATAAGCAACGTTTACCAGCAACTCTTAAATTTACCTAATGCTTATAGAGAAGCTCTTAGTGCTTTACATACTGGAAACCTTTCTGGAAATACGCCTTTTATTCAGATCCATCGCCCAAAGGATGTCTTTGAAATGTTAAGAATCATTCCAACAAAGGACCTTCTGGAATTTTATGATCATATTTTTCAAGCATTCTCAAGCAATCATCAGCAGGACGAAGAACAAATACTACTCAACACACTTTCTGTTTACTTAGAGACCCATTGTCAAATTTCCGAAACTGCAAAACGTCTTTATGTCCATCGCAACACAGTAATCTATCGATTGGAGAAATGCGAAGAACTATTAGGAAAAAGCCTAAAGGATCCTGAAACTACCTTCCATCTTCGCTTTGCTTTCCGGATAAAATCGATTTTAAAAACAAATGAAAGAAAAAAACAGACGCCAATATATTAG
- a CDS encoding nucleobase:cation symporter-2 family protein, whose product MAQSEEKGLKIFSLGLQHVLAMYAGAILVPLLVGRALNLTTEQLAYLVAIDLLTCGIATLLQAWKNKYLGIGLPVILGSSFVAVTPMISIGTNYGVTAIYGAIIITGLFMIICAPFFSKITKLFPPVVIGTVVTIIGLSLIPSGIKNMGGGATSDDFGSIENLLLSFGVLLFILLLNRFTKGFMQSLSVLIGIIVGSVVAAFLGKVNLSPVKEAGWFHFPELFYFGTPSFEIGPILTMLIVGLVIVIESTGVFFALSKITDTPLSEKDLTRGYRAEGLAITIGGLFNAFPYNTFAQNVGLVQLSKVKTVNVVIAAGGILVFLGFIPKIAAFATIIPTPILGGATVVMFGMVVASGIRMLSKVDFTNQANLLIMACSISIGLGATAVPTLFDQLPSALRIIVSDGIITGSLAAIFLNLLFNVKASKKSTSASLLNKQEVSETHTIS is encoded by the coding sequence ATGGCTCAGAGCGAAGAAAAGGGTTTGAAAATTTTTTCTTTAGGACTACAGCATGTGCTAGCGATGTATGCAGGTGCTATACTGGTCCCACTATTAGTTGGTAGGGCATTAAATTTAACCACAGAACAACTTGCATACCTTGTTGCAATTGATTTATTAACATGCGGTATTGCTACATTGCTTCAAGCTTGGAAAAATAAATATTTAGGAATTGGCTTACCTGTTATACTCGGTAGTTCCTTTGTCGCTGTTACCCCAATGATTTCAATTGGTACAAATTATGGGGTAACAGCAATTTATGGAGCTATTATTATTACTGGACTATTCATGATTATTTGTGCTCCTTTTTTCAGCAAAATTACAAAGCTTTTTCCTCCTGTTGTAATCGGAACTGTTGTAACAATTATTGGATTATCGCTTATTCCATCAGGCATTAAAAATATGGGCGGCGGTGCAACAAGTGACGATTTTGGATCCATTGAAAATCTGCTGCTTTCATTCGGTGTTTTATTGTTCATTCTTTTACTAAACCGTTTCACGAAAGGATTTATGCAATCATTATCTGTCTTAATCGGAATTATAGTAGGTTCTGTTGTTGCTGCCTTTCTTGGAAAAGTGAATCTTTCCCCAGTAAAAGAGGCTGGGTGGTTCCATTTCCCTGAACTATTTTATTTTGGAACTCCTAGCTTTGAAATTGGCCCGATTCTTACGATGTTAATTGTTGGTTTAGTCATTGTCATAGAATCAACTGGAGTTTTTTTTGCACTAAGTAAAATTACCGATACGCCACTAAGTGAAAAAGATTTAACGAGGGGGTATCGCGCGGAAGGTCTAGCAATTACTATCGGTGGGCTCTTTAATGCATTTCCGTATAATACCTTTGCCCAAAACGTCGGTCTTGTGCAACTTTCAAAAGTCAAAACTGTAAATGTCGTTATCGCAGCAGGTGGGATCCTCGTTTTCTTAGGGTTTATTCCTAAAATCGCCGCTTTTGCGACTATTATTCCTACACCAATTTTGGGAGGGGCAACAGTTGTTATGTTTGGGATGGTTGTTGCTTCTGGCATTAGAATGCTGAGCAAAGTTGATTTCACGAATCAAGCTAACCTATTAATAATGGCTTGTTCCATTTCCATTGGTTTAGGTGCAACAGCGGTTCCTACACTGTTTGATCAACTTCCCTCTGCACTTCGTATTATTGTAAGTGATGGAATTATTACTGGAAGTCTAGCAGCGATTTTCTTAAATCTTCTTTTTAATGTAAAAGCAAGTAAAAAAAGCACTAGTGCCTCCCTTCTTAACAAACAAGAGGTAAGTGAAACACATACCATTTCATAA
- the tnpA gene encoding IS200/IS605 family transposase codes for MSKDNNSLAHTTWNCKYHIVFAPKYRRQIIYGKIKKDIGQILRTLCERKGVEIIEATACKDHVHMLVSIPPKLSVSAFVGYLKGKSSLMIFDRHAQLKYKYGNRKFWCTGYYVDTVGRNKKVIEEYIRNQIQDDLVAEQLTIMEYIDPFTGEEVKKKKRKN; via the coding sequence ATGTCAAAAGACAATAATAGTTTAGCACACACAACTTGGAATTGTAAGTATCACATAGTATTTGCACCAAAATATAGAAGACAAATAATTTACGGGAAAATAAAGAAAGATATTGGGCAAATCTTACGTACCTTGTGTGAGAGGAAAGGCGTAGAGATAATAGAAGCAACTGCGTGTAAGGACCACGTACATATGTTAGTGAGTATTCCGCCAAAATTAAGTGTATCAGCATTCGTAGGATATCTAAAAGGAAAAAGTAGCTTGATGATATTTGATAGACATGCACAACTGAAATATAAGTATGGAAATCGAAAATTTTGGTGTACAGGATATTATGTAGATACGGTAGGAAGAAACAAGAAGGTAATTGAAGAATATATCCGTAATCAAATACAAGATGATCTAGTCGCAGAACAATTAACGATTATGGAATATATTGATCCATTTACAGGGGAAGAAGTGAAGAAAAAGAAACGAAAAAATTAG
- a CDS encoding NAD(P)-dependent malic enzyme encodes MSLREDALHMHQVKQGKLEIQAKVEVKNAQDLSLAYSPGVAEPCKEIFENPEKVYDFTMKGNMVGLVTNGTSVLGLGNIGAEASLPVMEGKAILFKSFAGVDAFPIALNTTDVDKIVETVKLMAPTFGGIHLEDIAAPDCFEIEERLNKELTIPVYHDDQHGTAIVTLAGLVNALKIVKKKMNDLKVVINGAGASGIAISRLLYSYGVTNMIICDTKGAIYAGRPVSMNPAKESVAIYTNAKGEKGYLSDVMKGADVFIGVSVADTLTLEMVQTMKEDAIIFALANPVPEISPADAKAAGAIIVGTGRSDFPNQVNNVLAFPGIFRGALDVRATTINEEMKKAAAEAIAALIADSELTADYVIPSPFDPRVAPAVAAAVAKAAMETNVARIQVDPEQVRLKTMKLTAI; translated from the coding sequence ATGTCTTTACGAGAAGATGCTTTACATATGCATCAAGTCAAACAAGGGAAATTGGAAATCCAGGCGAAGGTGGAAGTGAAAAATGCCCAAGATTTAAGTTTAGCCTATTCTCCAGGGGTGGCAGAACCGTGTAAAGAAATTTTTGAAAATCCGGAAAAGGTATATGATTTTACGATGAAAGGCAATATGGTTGGTTTAGTAACAAATGGTACATCTGTACTTGGTTTAGGGAATATTGGAGCAGAGGCATCCCTTCCAGTTATGGAGGGGAAAGCAATCTTATTTAAAAGCTTTGCTGGGGTAGATGCTTTTCCGATTGCCTTAAATACAACCGATGTAGATAAAATAGTTGAAACAGTTAAACTGATGGCCCCTACATTTGGCGGGATCCATTTAGAGGATATTGCTGCACCAGATTGTTTTGAAATAGAAGAACGACTAAACAAAGAACTAACAATTCCTGTATATCATGATGATCAGCATGGTACTGCCATTGTTACATTGGCAGGGTTAGTCAATGCTCTTAAGATTGTTAAGAAAAAAATGAATGATTTGAAAGTTGTTATAAACGGGGCTGGTGCATCGGGAATAGCTATTTCAAGGCTTCTCTATTCTTATGGTGTAACTAATATGATTATATGTGATACAAAGGGGGCGATATATGCTGGAAGGCCAGTTAGCATGAATCCAGCAAAAGAATCTGTCGCGATATATACAAATGCTAAGGGAGAAAAAGGCTATTTAAGTGATGTAATGAAAGGAGCGGACGTATTCATTGGTGTTTCTGTTGCAGATACCTTAACATTAGAGATGGTGCAGACGATGAAGGAAGATGCGATTATCTTTGCCTTGGCTAATCCGGTACCAGAAATAAGTCCCGCTGATGCAAAAGCAGCAGGTGCTATTATAGTAGGAACAGGACGATCTGATTTTCCGAACCAAGTGAATAATGTATTAGCATTCCCAGGTATTTTTCGTGGCGCTCTTGATGTTCGTGCAACTACAATTAATGAAGAAATGAAAAAAGCAGCTGCTGAAGCCATTGCAGCTTTAATTGCGGATTCAGAGTTGACGGCGGATTATGTAATTCCAAGTCCTTTTGATCCCAGAGTAGCTCCAGCTGTAGCAGCTGCTGTTGCAAAAGCAGCCATGGAAACAAATGTAGCTAGAATTCAAGTTGATCCAGAGCAAGTGAGATTGAAAACAATGAAATTGACGGCAATATAG
- the rpiA gene encoding ribose-5-phosphate isomerase RpiA, whose translation MDRQNEKALVGEAAATQFVKDGMTIGLGTGSTAYYVIKKMGEMIKAGMTLKGVATSKATEKLAIECGIQLIDINEVEELDLAIDGADEIDANFYATKGGGGALLREKIIANAAKTFIVVADGSKKVQSLGKFPLPIEVVPFGYKQTERAIRKFGCKTEIREKDGEIFVTDNGNYIVDCSFSSIQNPTQLQQDLNNIVGVVENGLFIDMVDVLISIKEHKEISVEYVQN comes from the coding sequence ATGGATAGACAGAATGAAAAAGCGTTAGTAGGGGAAGCGGCAGCTACTCAATTTGTAAAGGATGGAATGACAATTGGACTAGGTACAGGCTCTACAGCTTATTATGTCATAAAAAAAATGGGAGAAATGATTAAAGCTGGCATGACACTAAAAGGAGTTGCAACTTCAAAAGCCACAGAAAAATTAGCAATTGAATGCGGGATTCAATTGATTGATATAAATGAGGTAGAAGAATTAGATCTTGCCATCGATGGAGCGGATGAAATTGATGCTAATTTCTATGCCACTAAAGGGGGAGGCGGAGCATTGTTGCGAGAGAAAATAATTGCTAATGCTGCTAAAACCTTTATTGTTGTTGCTGATGGAAGTAAAAAAGTTCAATCATTGGGTAAATTTCCTCTCCCTATTGAAGTGGTTCCCTTTGGCTATAAACAAACCGAGAGAGCAATCCGAAAATTTGGTTGCAAAACAGAGATACGGGAAAAAGATGGGGAGATTTTCGTAACAGACAACGGAAATTATATTGTGGATTGTTCTTTTTCTAGTATCCAAAATCCCACTCAATTACAGCAGGACTTGAATAATATAGTAGGGGTAGTAGAAAATGGCCTCTTTATTGATATGGTAGACGTATTAATTTCTATTAAGGAGCATAAAGAAATTAGCGTAGAATATGTTCAAAATTAA
- a CDS encoding DUF1657 domain-containing protein encodes MTVASNVKQTLASLKGIESQLSAFALNSMEEEAQKAFHDAMVLVGEIKNDIQLRVYQLEREEKEYSSS; translated from the coding sequence ATGACGGTTGCATCAAATGTAAAACAGACTTTAGCGAGTTTAAAAGGAATTGAGTCACAGCTATCTGCTTTTGCTTTGAATTCCATGGAAGAAGAGGCCCAAAAGGCTTTTCATGACGCAATGGTATTAGTTGGAGAGATTAAAAACGATATTCAATTAAGGGTGTATCAATTAGAGCGAGAAGAAAAGGAATATAGTTCTTCATAA
- a CDS encoding DUF1657 domain-containing protein, producing MTVITNVKQTIAGLKSAQASLETFALSTDNQSAKQVYQTAAQQTQQIIDSLNPRLQEIEQEEPQYAQQ from the coding sequence ATGACTGTAATTACAAATGTAAAACAAACAATCGCTGGGCTAAAAAGTGCACAAGCAAGTTTAGAAACCTTTGCTTTATCCACAGATAACCAATCGGCAAAGCAGGTATATCAGACTGCTGCGCAACAAACACAACAAATTATTGATTCCTTAAATCCACGTTTACAAGAAATCGAGCAAGAAGAACCACAATATGCTCAACAATAA
- the zupT gene encoding zinc transporter ZupT, which produces MPENLLIAFGLTLLAGLATGIGSMLAFFTSTTNTKFLSWMLGFSAGVMIYVSMIEIFVKAKDALVGSLGQQTGNWLTVAGFFGGILLIALIDKFVPEQGNPHELKKVEEINKSNVKQTDHSLLKMGSFTALAIAIHNFPEGIATFTAALQDPGLGVAITVAIAIHNIPEGIAVAVPVYFATGDRKKAFKLSFLSGLAEPVGALVAFLILMPFLNDVMFGLIFAAVAGIMVFISLDELLPAAKKYDEGHLSIYGLIAGMAVMAVSLLLFI; this is translated from the coding sequence ATGCCCGAAAATTTATTGATTGCCTTTGGTTTAACCTTATTAGCAGGTCTTGCTACGGGAATAGGAAGTATGCTTGCTTTTTTTACTTCAACGACGAATACGAAATTTCTTTCATGGATGCTTGGATTTTCTGCCGGAGTCATGATTTATGTATCAATGATTGAGATATTTGTAAAAGCAAAAGATGCGCTAGTCGGATCATTGGGGCAACAAACCGGTAATTGGCTTACCGTTGCAGGATTCTTTGGAGGAATCTTGCTAATTGCTTTAATTGATAAATTTGTACCAGAGCAAGGAAACCCACATGAGTTAAAGAAAGTAGAAGAAATTAATAAATCAAATGTGAAACAGACAGACCATTCTTTATTAAAAATGGGAAGTTTTACAGCACTAGCTATTGCTATTCATAACTTTCCAGAAGGAATTGCAACCTTTACTGCAGCTTTACAAGATCCAGGGCTAGGTGTAGCAATTACAGTCGCAATAGCAATACATAATATTCCAGAAGGAATCGCAGTAGCAGTGCCCGTATATTTTGCCACAGGTGATCGAAAAAAGGCATTTAAGCTTTCCTTTTTATCAGGATTAGCAGAACCAGTTGGCGCATTAGTTGCTTTCCTCATCTTAATGCCATTTCTAAATGATGTTATGTTCGGTCTAATATTTGCAGCAGTTGCAGGAATCATGGTATTTATTTCTTTAGACGAATTATTACCAGCTGCTAAGAAATACGACGAAGGACACCTCTCGATATACGGTCTAATAGCTGGAATGGCAGTCATGGCAGTAAGCTTGTTGTTGTTCATATAA
- a CDS encoding flavocytochrome c: MKKKLTAAFIFAFSLVLVLAGCGNDKASNTSKQEKEEKEAEAVSGASQTSYTPYEELKDSYDIIIVGAGGAGMTAALEAKEKGLNPVIFEKMPVAGGNTTKASSGMNASETKFQKEQGIEDNNDNFYEETLKGGHETNDKEMLRFFVDNSASAIEWLDSIGIRLNNLTITGGMSEKRTHRPEDGSAVGQYIVDGLLKNVQEKGIPLFVNAEVKEITENDGTVNGVNVLFNQTDEKTITAKAVVVTTGGFGSNMEMIKEVRSDLGDYVTTNQAGSTGDGIKMIEKLGGTTVDLDQIQVHPTVQQDESYLIGEAVRGEGAIMVSADGKRFSNELDTRDKVTAAINELPEKSAYLVFDAGVKSRAKAIEQYEKMGFVLEGETIEALAEKMNVSAEELKTTLETWNSAVNSKDDKAFGRTTGIENDLSTAPFYAIKIAPGIHYTMGGVKINTNTEVLNKEGEPIPGLFAAGEVTGGLHGENRIGGNSVAEIIIFGRQAGVKSVDYVNAQ; this comes from the coding sequence ATGAAAAAGAAATTAACAGCTGCTTTTATTTTTGCTTTTTCGCTAGTGCTTGTTCTTGCTGGCTGTGGAAATGATAAAGCGAGTAACACGTCAAAACAAGAAAAAGAAGAAAAGGAAGCTGAAGCTGTATCAGGAGCATCTCAAACGAGCTACACACCGTATGAAGAACTTAAAGATAGTTATGATATTATTATTGTTGGAGCTGGTGGAGCTGGAATGACAGCTGCATTGGAGGCAAAGGAAAAAGGATTAAACCCAGTTATTTTTGAAAAAATGCCGGTTGCGGGAGGAAATACAACAAAAGCCTCTTCCGGAATGAATGCTTCTGAAACTAAGTTTCAAAAAGAACAAGGTATAGAGGATAATAATGATAATTTTTATGAAGAGACATTAAAAGGTGGACATGAAACAAATGATAAAGAAATGTTACGTTTCTTTGTTGATAACTCTGCAAGTGCGATTGAATGGTTAGATTCAATTGGTATTCGTTTGAATAATTTAACTATTACAGGTGGAATGAGCGAAAAACGTACCCACCGTCCTGAAGATGGCTCAGCGGTAGGACAGTACATAGTAGATGGGCTATTGAAAAATGTGCAAGAAAAAGGCATTCCCCTATTCGTTAATGCAGAAGTGAAGGAAATAACGGAAAATGATGGAACTGTAAATGGAGTTAACGTTTTATTCAATCAAACCGATGAAAAAACAATTACTGCTAAAGCAGTCGTTGTCACTACTGGTGGATTCGGTTCTAATATGGAAATGATCAAAGAAGTAAGAAGTGATTTAGGAGACTATGTAACAACAAACCAAGCTGGTAGCACTGGTGATGGAATTAAAATGATCGAAAAATTAGGCGGGACAACAGTTGATTTAGATCAAATTCAGGTCCATCCAACTGTGCAACAAGATGAATCTTACTTAATTGGTGAAGCTGTTCGTGGCGAAGGAGCAATAATGGTTTCTGCAGATGGAAAAAGATTTTCCAATGAATTAGATACACGTGATAAAGTTACTGCAGCAATCAATGAGCTTCCAGAAAAATCTGCATATTTAGTGTTTGATGCTGGTGTGAAATCTCGTGCGAAAGCTATTGAACAATATGAAAAAATGGGCTTTGTATTAGAAGGGGAAACAATCGAAGCTCTTGCTGAAAAGATGAATGTTTCTGCTGAAGAGTTAAAAACAACGCTAGAAACATGGAATAGTGCTGTTAACAGTAAAGACGATAAAGCTTTTGGAAGAACAACAGGAATAGAAAATGATTTATCTACTGCACCTTTCTATGCAATAAAAATTGCTCCAGGCATCCATTATACGATGGGAGGAGTAAAAATTAATACAAATACAGAGGTGCTTAATAAAGAGGGAGAACCAATCCCAGGATTATTTGCCGCAGGAGAAGTAACGGGTGGTCTGCACGGTGAAAATAGAATCGGCGGAAATTCAGTTGCTGAAATTATTATCTTTGGTCGTCAAGCTGGTGTGAAATCCGTTGATTATGTAAATGCACAATAA
- a CDS encoding sulfite exporter TauE/SafE family protein yields the protein MDINFIITIFTIGFIGSFLSGMLGIGGAIINYPMLLYIPVILGVGHFTSHEVSVITAIQVFFATLGGVWAYRSGGYLNKTLIVNMGISVLIGSFIGGMSSTHMSDSGINIVYGILAIIAVILMFVPKKEIDANRLDQVKFNKWLAASFAFIVGVGSGIVGAGGAFLLVPIMLVLLKIPTRMTIASSLAITLISSIGTVSGKISTGHVPILPSLILVVASLIASPIGANVGKKVNTRVLQGIMGILILATAVKTWMEIL from the coding sequence ATGGATATTAATTTCATCATCACTATTTTCACAATTGGCTTTATTGGTTCCTTTCTTTCTGGAATGTTAGGAATAGGAGGAGCCATTATAAATTATCCAATGTTATTATATATTCCAGTAATTTTAGGGGTGGGTCATTTTACATCACATGAAGTTTCAGTAATTACAGCCATCCAAGTGTTCTTTGCGACGCTTGGTGGTGTTTGGGCTTATCGTAGTGGCGGATATTTAAATAAAACATTAATTGTTAATATGGGAATTAGCGTTTTAATTGGGAGTTTTATTGGGGGAATGAGTTCCACTCACATGTCGGATAGTGGAATTAATATCGTATATGGCATTTTAGCTATTATTGCTGTTATTTTAATGTTTGTACCTAAAAAAGAAATCGATGCTAACCGTTTAGATCAAGTCAAGTTTAATAAATGGCTAGCTGCTTCATTTGCCTTTATCGTAGGTGTAGGATCAGGTATTGTAGGAGCAGGAGGAGCATTCTTATTAGTTCCTATCATGCTTGTCCTATTAAAAATACCAACAAGAATGACCATTGCATCATCCTTAGCCATTACGCTTATTTCATCAATAGGAACTGTCTCAGGAAAAATCTCAACAGGCCATGTACCTATATTGCCTTCTCTTATTTTGGTTGTTGCCAGTCTGATTGCTTCACCTATAGGAGCTAACGTTGGAAAAAAGGTCAATACAAGGGTCTTACAAGGAATAATGGGAATTTTAATTTTAGCGACAGCAGTGAAGACTTGGATGGAAATATTATAA
- a CDS encoding sulfurtransferase TusA family protein, which produces MESTKVLDAKGLACPMPIVKTKKTMGEMESGQVLEVHTTDKGAKNDLTAWAKSGGHELLQHEDENGVLKFWIKKG; this is translated from the coding sequence ATGGAATCAACTAAAGTATTAGATGCAAAAGGGTTAGCTTGCCCCATGCCGATTGTAAAGACAAAAAAAACAATGGGAGAGATGGAATCAGGTCAGGTATTAGAAGTTCATACAACTGATAAAGGGGCTAAAAATGATTTAACTGCTTGGGCTAAATCAGGAGGGCATGAATTATTACAACACGAAGATGAAAACGGAGTGTTGAAATTTTGGATTAAAAAAGGTTGA